The proteins below come from a single Juglans regia cultivar Chandler chromosome 12, Walnut 2.0, whole genome shotgun sequence genomic window:
- the LOC109011352 gene encoding protein GRAVITROPIC IN THE LIGHT 1-like, which translates to MLPTGAKDSQLRESNSQKVHPQPMEEAMNQNPEAVEALISKIFTNISSLKSAYIQLQAAHTPYDPDKIQAADRLVISELKNLSELKHFYREKNPKPVCVSPQDSRLAAEIQEQQSLLKTYEVMVKKFQSEILNKDSEVLQLQQQIDEANQRRAKLEKNLKLRGLSTKESEGSSDENGFLPVDLSPDLFTSAVEATFKAIHDFSKPLINMMKAAGWDLDAAANSIEPNVIYAKRAHKKYAFESHICQRMFSGFQQASFSVKSDDLTVTKDSFFHQFLSLREMDPLDMLGQNPDSIFGKFCRSKYLEVVHPKMEASFFGNLDQRNYLMGGGHPRTPFYQAFLKLSKSVWLLHRLAYSFDPNAKVFQVKRGTEFSDVYMESVVKNLVVDDCDQKPKVGLMVMPGFWIGGSVIQSQVYLSGMRVAE; encoded by the coding sequence ATGCTACCCACTGGGGCAAAAGATTCCCAACTCCGTGAGAGCAACAGCCAAAAGGTCCACCCACAACCTATGGAAGAGGCCATGAATCAGAATCCTGAAGCTGTGGAGGCCCTGATATCCAAGATTTTTACCAACATTTCCTCCTTGAAATCAGCTTACATACAACTGCAAGCTGCTCATACTCCCTATGACCCTGATAAAATTCAAGCTGCTGATAGACTTGTAATTTCTGAGCTGAAGAACCTATCTGAACTCAAGCACTTTTACAGGGAAAAAAACCCCAAGCCAGTATGTGTTTCCCCACAGGACTCCCGCTTAGCTGCAGAGATCCAGGAACAACAGAGCCTGCTGAAAACCTATGAGGTTATGGTAAAGAAATTTCAGTCTGAAATTCTGAATAAAGATTCTGAGGTTCTTCAGTTGCAGCAGCAGATTGATGAGGCAAACCAGAGGCGGGCGAAACTGGAGAAGAATCTTAAGCTCAGGGGCTTGTCAACAAAAGAATCAGAAGGTTCCTCAGATGAAAATGGATTTTTGCCTGTAGATTTATCCCCTGATCTGTTTACATCTGCTGTAGAAGCTACTTTCAAAGCCAttcatgatttttctaagcCGTTGATCAACATGATGAAAGCAGCTGGGTGGGATCTTGATGCTGCTGCAAACTCAATTGAACCTAATGTCATTTATGCAAAAAGAGctcataaaaaatatgcatttgAATCCCATATATGCCAAAGAATGTTCAGTGGGTTTCAGCAAGCAAGCTTCTCTGTCAAATCGGACGATCTCACGGTCACTAAAGACAGCTTCTTCCACCAATTTCTTTCTCTCAGGGAGATGGATCCATTGGACATGCTAGGCCAAAATCCAGATTCCATTTTTGGGAAATTTTGCAGGAGCAAGTACCTAGAGGTAGTTCACCCAAAGATGGAGGCTTCGTTCTTTGGAAATTTAGATCAGAGAAATTATTTAATGGGGGGTGGGCATCCAAGGACTCCGTTTTACCAGGCTTTCCTAAAACTTTCGAAGTCAGTCTGGCTTTTGCATAGGCTGGCTTATTCATTTGATCCCAATGCTAAGGTCTTTCAGGTTAAGAGAGGGACCGAGTTCTCGGACGTTTATATGGAAAGTGTTGTGAAGAATTTGGTCGTGGATGACTGTGATCAAAAGCCAAAGGTTGGGCTAATGGTTATGCCTGGTTTCTGGATTGGGGGCAGTGTGATTCAGAGTCAAGTTTATCTCTCGGGCATGAGGGTTGCTGAATGA
- the LOC109011368 gene encoding pectinesterase inhibitor 9-like yields MARLGLSLLLKLLCSLLFISTMAKPAFARRSRSRAYIEASCRTTRYPALCTKYLSSYANTTSIQSPEQLARLALSVSIYRALYTRKYMLKVAKELETSKIRGYQVVKDCLAEINDSIEQLGHSIKELRHLGLEPVGDDFFWHINNVETWVSAALTDVSTCLDEFPVRKMGKLKATIKGKVLNVAQATTNALTLFHRYAAKYRAARATKKP; encoded by the coding sequence ATGGCCAGACTAGGCCTTTCTTTGCTGCTCAAGCTTTTATGCAGTCTCCTTTTCATATCAACCATGGCAAAACCAGCCTTTGCAAGACGTTCCCGATCAAGGGCCTACATCGAGGCCTCGTGCCGCACCACCCGGTACCCTGCTCTCTGTACCAAGTACCTCTCTAGCTATGCCAACACCACTAGCATACAAAGTCCAGAGCAATTGGCACGCCTTGCCTTGTCTGTGAGCATTTACCGTGCTTTGTACACAAGGAAATACATGTTAAAAGTGGCTAAGGAACTTGAGACAAGCAAGATCAGGGGGTACCAAGTTGTGAAAGATTGCCTGGCTGAAATCAATGATAGTATAGAGCAACTTGGCCACTCTATTAAAGAACTTCGTCACCTGGGACTTGAACCTGTCGGAGATGACTTCTTTTGGCACATTAATAATGTGGAGACATGGGTCAGTGCTGCCTTGACCGATGTAAGCACTTGTTTGGACGAGTTTCCTGTGCGCAAGATGGGTAAGTTGAAGGCCACGATTAAGGGAAAGGTTCTGAATGTGGCGCAAGCCACTACCAATGCACTAACCTTATTTCACCGATATGCTGCCAAGTATAGAGCAGCTCGTGCCACCAAGAAACCCTAA
- the LOC109011351 gene encoding phosphoglucan phosphatase DSP4, amyloplastic-like: MNCLQNLPRSSALPLQSFKGHWRKTPCSVNTLGVMSSAGLQRSTAVKAISGPTSSAETSGANVKEEKSDTYSNNMTEAMGAVLTYRHEVGMNYNFIRPDLIVGSCLQTPQDVDKLRGIGVKTIFCLQQDPDLEYFGVDITAIQEYAKTYDDIEHLRAEIRDFDSFDLRKRLPAVVSKLYKAINRNGGVTYIHCTAGLGRAPAVALAYMFWVQGYRLGEAHKLLQSKRSSFPKLDAVKNAAADILTGLRKKAVTLTWKDLNCSTVEISGLDIGWGQRSPLQFDEEQGLWILRRELPEGRYEYKYVVDGEWTCSKNELLTSVNKDGYINNYMEVFDDNPEISGELRKRLTGDDPDLTKHERLKIRQFLEAFSDDLQ; encoded by the exons ATGAACTGTCTTCAGAATCTTCCAAG ATCCTCTGCCTTGCCCTTGCAAAGCTTCAAAGGCCATTGGAGAAAGACTCCCTGCTCTGTCAATACACTG GGAGTGATGAGTAGTGCTGGTCTACAACGAAGTACGGCGGTCAAG GCAATATCGGGTCCCACGTCCAGTGCTGAGACAAGTGGTGCCAATGTAAAGGAGGAAAAGTCAGACACATATAGTAACAATATGACAGAAGCTATGGGTGCTG TCTTGACCTACAGGCATGAAGTAGGAATGAACTACAACTTCATTCGTCCAGACTTGATTGTGGGATCATGCCTACAG ACTCCCCAAGATGTAGACAAACTTCGTGGTATTGGAGTGAAAACTATTTTTTGCTTGCAGCAAGATCCAGACTTGGA ATATTTTGGGGTTGACATTACTGCCATACAAGAGTATGCTAAAACATATGATGACATTGAACACCTGCGTGCTGAGATAAG GgactttgattcatttgatttaCGGAAACGGCTTCCAGCTGTTGTTAGCAAATTATACAAGGCCATAAACCGAAATGGAGGTGTGACATATATACATTGCACTGCTGGACTTGGAAGAGCTCCTGCAGTTGCG TTGGCATACATGTTCTGGGTTCAGGGCTATAGACTTGGTGAAGCTCACAAATTGCTGCAG AGCAAGCGGTCATCCTTCCCAAAACTGGATGCTGTAAAAAATGCGGCTGCTGATATT CTTACAGGCCTCAGGAAGAAGGCTGTCACTCTAACATGGAAAGATCTTAATTGCTCAACGGTTGAAATATCTGGACTTGATATTGGATGGGGTCAG AGATCGCCTTTACAATTTGATGAGGAACAGGGTTTGTGGATTCTCAGGAGGGAATTGCCT GAAGGACGCTACGAGTACAAGTACGTTGTTGATGGTGAATGGACATGCAGTAAGAATGAGCTTTTAACCTCCGTCAACAAAGATGGATATATTAACAATTACATGGAA GTGTTTGATGATAATCCAGAGATTAGTGGGGAGCTGAGGAAGAGATTGACCGGTGATGATCCTGATCTCACAAAGCATGAACGACTGAAAATAAGACAGTTTCTTGAAGCTTTTTCTGATGATTTGCAGTAA
- the LOC109011350 gene encoding uncharacterized protein LOC109011350 has product MRLNSSPSDSLHNGGSVGGSGTDLAFQSIRDRFPLKRNSSHHHNRSKSDSDRSPPHRARSHHGRFNRKGFLWLKGRSAFYSVVIIAVFLFAMASMVLQSSITSVFRQGSERGRSLREGLRFGSTLKFVPAVVSRRDGLDSLRSEPRIGVRAPRLALILGNMKKNPESLMLITVMKNLQKLGYVLKIFATEDGQARSMWEQIGGQLSILSPERYSHIDWLIFEGIIVDSLEVKEAISSLMQEPFCSVPLVWIIQEDTLANRLPAYEEMDWKHLVSHWKTAFSRASVVVFPDFTLPMLYSVLDTGNFFVIPGSPVDVWAAESYSKTQSKYQLRQDNGFTKDDLLVLVIGSSIFYNDLSWDYAVAMHVIGPLLIKYARKNDSGGSFKFVFLCGNSTDGYDDSLQGVASRLGLLHGSVRHYGLNSGANSVLLMADIVLYASNQDLQGFPSLLIRAMTFGIPVVAPDLPIFRKYVVDGVHGIFFPKHNPDALMTAFSLLISSGKLSEFAQAVASSGRLLAKNMLASECVTGFARILENVLNFSSDAMLPAPISQLQQGAWEWNLFRKEIELSTGEEQISDGKATFFGKISVVHALEEEFTNFVYSTNAFENGTGILPQDIPTKLDWDVLREIESSEENERVEMEELEERVERNIGDWDEIYRNARKSEKLKFEANERDEGELERTGQPVCIYEIYSGAGSWPFLHHGSLYRGLSLSSRGRRLRSDDVDAVGRLPILNDSYYRDILCEIGGMFSIAKRVDNIHGRPWIGFQSWRAAGRKASLSLKAEKVLEETIQDNTKGDVIYFWVRLNMDGATGSNGVLTFWSMCDILNGGHCRSAFEDAFRQTYALPMHVEALPPMPEDGGHWSALHSWVMPTPSFLEFIMFSRMFADSLDSLHTNPTKNNMCLLGSSALEKKHCYCRILELLVNVWAYHSGRKMVYIDPHTGSLEEQHPIEQRKGFMWAKYFNFTLLKSMDEDLAEAADDDDHPHNMWLWPLTGEVHWQGIYEREREERYRLKMDKKRKTKEKLFERMKHGYKQKSLGG; this is encoded by the exons ATGAGACTCAACTCATCTCCATCTGACTCCCTCCACAATGGCGGAAGTGTCGGTGGTTCCGGCACTGATCTGGCCTTCCAGTCCATCCGCGATCGCTTCCCTCTCAAGCGGAACTCCAGCCACCACCACAACCGTTCCAAGTCTGACTCTGATCGTTCTCCGCCTCACCGCGCCCGATCTCACCACGGCCGTTTCAACCGCAAGGGCTTCCTCTGGCTTAAGGGAAGGTCGGCGTTCTATTCCGTTGTAATTATCGCGGTGTTCCTGTTCGCGATGGCCTCGATGGTGCTGCAGAGCTCGATAACATCGGTGTTCAGGCAGGGAAGCGAGAGAGGGAGGTCTCTGAGGGAGGGATTGAGGTTCGGGAGCACGTTGAAGTTCGTGCCGGCTGTGGTTTCGCGGAGAGATGGACTCGATTCGTTGCGATCGGAACCGAGGATTGGGGTTAGGGCACCGAGGCTCGCTCTA ATCTTAGGAAACATGAAGAAAAATCCAGAGTCCTTGATGTTGATTACAGTGATGAAGAATTTACAGAAACTAGGTTATGTGCTTAAG ATTTTTGCAACAGAGGATGGACAAGCACGTTCAATGTGGGAGCAAATTGGTGGACAGCTTTCGATTTTAAGTCCTGAGCGATATAGTCATATAGATTGGTTAAT TTTTGAAGGCATCATTGTTGATTCTCTCGAAGTGAAAGAGGCAATTTCAAG CCTTATGCAGGAGCCTTTTTGTTCAGTACCACTCGTATGGATAATTCAAGAGGATACACTTGCAAATCGTCTTCCTGCGTATGAGGAAATGGATTGGAAGCATCTTGTTTCTCattggaaaactgcttttagtAGAGCTAGTGTCGTTGTGTTTCCAGATTTCACTTTGCCG ATGTTATACAGTGTGCTTGACACTGGAAACTTCTTCGTGATTCCTGGATCACCAGTAGATGTGTGGGCTGCAGAAAGCTACAGCAAGACCCAGTCCAAATACCAATTAAGGCAGGACAATGGATTTACTAAAGATGATCTGCTGGTCCTAGTTATTGGAAGTTCTATATTCTACAATGACCTATCGTGGGACTATGCTGTAGCGATGCATGTCATAGGACCACTGCTAATAAAGTATGCAAGGAAGAATGATTCTGGAGGCTCCTTTAAATTTGTGTTTCTGTGTGGTAATTCCACTGATGGGTATGATGATTCTTTACAG GGGGTGGCTTCACGTCTAGGACTTCTTCATGGTTCTGTAAGGCACTATGGCTTGAATAGTGGTGCAAACAGTGTGTTATTAATGGCTGACATTGTTCTCTATGCTTCCAACCAAGATTTACAGGGTTTTCCTTCTTTACTTATCCGAGCCATGACCTTTGGAATCCCTGTTGTCGCACCCGATTTGCCCATCTTCAGAAAATAT GTTGTTGATGGTGTGCATGggatattttttccaaaacataACCCTGACGCTTTGATGACGGCTTTCTCACTCTTGATTTCAAGTGGAAAACTCTCTGAGTTTGCTCAAGCAGTTGCTTCCTCTGGAAGACTGCTTGCTAAGAACATGCTGGCATCAGAATGCGTAACTGGTTTTGCAAGGATACTGGAGAATGTACTCAATTTCTCATCAGATGCCATGCTGCCAGCTCCTATTTCTCAGCTTCAGCAGGGAGCATGGGAGTGGAATCTGTTCAGGAAGGAAATAGAATTGAGTACTGGTGAGGAGCAAATCAGTGATGGGAAGGCTACTTTCTTTGGGAAGATTAGCGTTGTTCATGCCCTTGAAGAAGAGTTCACCAATTTTGTTTATTCAACAAATGCCTTTGAGAATGGAACTGGGATTCTGCCACAAGATATCCCCACTAAACTAGATTGGGATGTTTTAAGGGAAATAGAGAGCtctgaagaaaatgagagggtAGAAATGGAGGAG CTTGAAGAAAGAGTGGAGAGAAACATTGGGgattgggatgaaatttatcGTAACGCTCGAAAATCTGAAAAACTTAAATTTGAAGCAAATGAAAGGGATGAGGGAGAGCTTGAGAGGACTGGTCAGCCGGTGTGTATTTACGAGATTTACAGCGGAGCTGGGTCCTGGCCTTTCTTGCACCATGGTTCTTTGTATCGTGGTTTAAGTCTT TCTTCAAGAGGACGGAGGTTGAGATCAGATGATGTTGATGCAGTTGGGCGGCTTCCCATTTTGAATGACTCTTACTATCGGGATATTCTCTGTGAGATTGGGGGGATGTTCTCTATTGCAAAAAGGGTGGATAACATTCACGGAAGACCTTGGATTGGGTTCCAATCATGGCGTGCTGCTGGTAGGAAG GCTTCACTGTCCTTAAAAGCTGAAAAGGTTTTGGAAGAAACAATACAAGATAACACTAAAGGAGATGTTATATACTTTTGGGTGCGCTTGAACATGGATGGAGCTACCGGAAGTAATGGCGTGCTCACTTTTTGGTCAATGTGTGACATCTTAAATGGAGGACACTGCAG GTCTGCTTTTGAAGATGCATTCCGCCAGACGTATGCATTGCCAATGCATGTAGAAGCTCTACCACCCATGCCAGAAGATGGTGGCCACTGGTCTGCTCTTCATAGCTGGGTGATGCCAACCCCTTCCTTTTTGGAATTCATCATGTTTTCCCG GATGTTTGCTGATTCTCTTGATTCCTTGCACACCAATCCCACAAAAAACAATATGTGCTTACTGGGATCCTCAGCGCTCGAG AAAAAGCACTGTTACTGCCGCATATTGGAACTCCTGGTCAATGTGTGGGCATATCATAGTGGGAGGAAGATGGTATATATAGATCCACACACTGGTTCACTGGAAGAGCAGCACCCAATCGAACAACGCAAGGGATTCATGTGGgcgaaatattttaattttactttgttGAAGAGTATGGATGAGGATTTAGCAGAGGCTGCGGATGATGATGACCATCCACACAACATGTGGTTGTGGCCATTAACAGGGGAAGTACATTGGCAAGGAATTtatgagagggagagggaagagagataTAGGCTGAAGATGGacaagaagagaaaaacaaaagagaaactgTTTGAAAGGATGAAGCATGGTTACAAGCAGAAGTCACTTGGAGGATAG